One part of the Halostagnicola larsenii XH-48 genome encodes these proteins:
- a CDS encoding DUF7560 family zinc ribbon protein, whose protein sequence is MSRYEFTCPECGQVIEVNESMREATLTHGCPVCSADVTAADFAPNQQTS, encoded by the coding sequence ATGAGTAGATACGAGTTCACCTGCCCGGAATGCGGACAAGTAATCGAGGTCAACGAGTCTATGCGCGAGGCCACGTTGACCCACGGCTGTCCAGTCTGTAGCGCCGACGTTACGGCCGCCGATTTTGCCCCTAATCAGCAAACGAGTTGA
- a CDS encoding pyridoxamine 5'-phosphate oxidase family protein, whose protein sequence is MAIDQETAMTDEAIDAFLGAHETGVLSLAREDDPYAIPISYGYDDTDRVVYLRLVSTPESEKRQFLDSSPAARLVVYDEQDETYRSVVAIGVLESIPPTTLTPEQIAQYGDAKRPLFEIWAHDKQDLDIELYRLEPESLSGRRTEIDRTD, encoded by the coding sequence ATGGCAATCGACCAGGAGACTGCAATGACCGACGAGGCGATCGATGCCTTCCTCGGCGCTCACGAGACGGGGGTACTGTCGCTCGCGCGCGAGGACGACCCCTACGCGATTCCTATTTCATACGGGTACGACGATACCGATCGCGTCGTCTATCTGCGGCTCGTATCGACGCCGGAAAGCGAAAAACGACAGTTTCTCGATTCCTCGCCGGCTGCTCGCCTCGTCGTCTACGACGAACAGGACGAGACCTATCGGAGCGTCGTGGCTATCGGCGTCCTCGAGTCCATTCCGCCGACGACGTTGACGCCGGAACAGATCGCCCAGTACGGAGACGCGAAGCGCCCGCTCTTCGAAATCTGGGCGCACGACAAACAGGACCTCGACATCGAACTGTACCGCCTCGAGCCCGAGTCGCTGAGCGGACGGCGAACGGAAATCGATCGAACGGACTGA